AcatagtattttcaatttaattttgtcattATCAACGGTAAAATAAACCTAGGTACTCTTACTTTATGTACAAACTTTCATTTGGTTCGTGTTTACCACGATTGGTGATCTGTTGTACCTACTcttacgtttattattttgaaatttattttcatacagttattattatttaaaatacgtcaacataattgtacattaaatTGTGAAGAAATAaacaactaatttaaaaaaaagattagtgGAGATGACACTGCAGtagatacaaatttattttaactgaataaaaaattaaagtataaaatgtataattattgttttaaaaaaaattaagtgtagaaaaaataataaaaaataatatatacttacatttatttaaatgatattgttCTAAGTATTGaagtttaactttaaaactttaagATTAAACTAAACCATCCCCAAAAAGAAATCCTGGGCACGCCCCTGCacaaacatgtattatattttttgaattatgttcaaaattcaaaagcaTAGGTTCAGAACTGGGCCCGACTTTGCGAATAgctattactaattagtaaacactttatatttatatataccttcAATAAAGAACTgagtgaaaaaattaatagatagtAGGTACCAGTTATtacaagattaaaattatttaaaaattatttttcaaatactttttggattttattttaactaattaattttgttggatttttgttaatatttatcttagtAACTATTTATTGTGTAACCTTCGTTCTCTAGgtgttataataaacaaaataacgttctaaacttttatatttggtCTAAATAGcgaactaatttaatttagaaatcatacatatatatatttaaaaatattaatatgataatatagggAGATCTTCTGTACCTATTTGATTGAATAACGTGTAAACATGTTAAACCAGGAAGTTGCTTAGCATACTGTTTGTATAGTAGTTGATGAATGTACATATTGAGTAGGTCACTGCGCAtggttaaaaatgaattggttgataaattattgtatacggtGAAAAACAGTTCTGaataaatgtcaatatttgaaattcaaactcTCTTATAAAATGTGGCtttacctaattttatttaaagattttttatgaaaaatgatgaattttctttttaaaatttaagaataaaaattaaaaatgtaatgcatttttaacaaCAGAAAATCTtgtgttttttgtatttttaacgaatttcatcaaaatttaaaattcaaatacttagaataataaaaaccatgtatttttataattattaaatttgcaaGCCCTGTGTCTGAGGATACAttgtttaatcaatatttttataaaaaaaactaaataaattcgaAAGGTACTTACCAATACCTAGCTTAACaatagtataaacattttaaaaatataagtatttaaagaagataataattttaataatttattgtaatatgtttCAATTCCATGCAgctaatagtttttgaaaaataaaaaataataaatatcgttATTTATGTGTTGGgtgtattattcaattttttccaaatttgaatttgaatcgATCATAAAAATGTGAGTGTCTTTACGaccatatttcttttattttccaattacAAAACTTATAGgtactgaatattatttttaattttcgaatttttttattcataaatataaattaaacaaagctaagtaataaacatatacctggttttttgtaatgttgttacaattgatattttttttcaattatttagaaaagtaCCTGGAAATGTCTACTTTTGATTTCTCAAAGTATATACtagaatcaatattttaccatATCCCTTTTCATAGTTGAAGGTTGAAGCATTTTGTTTCTACTATAAAAAAGTCTCTGGACATACAAATCATTCAGCTTAGAATCTGAAAATtatagtagatattttttgatttgaaatCCTGAAATTTATCCAAACttgattaaattacaatatatatattaattatatgtggACTATGTGTGTTACTGTatgataagatataatatattaaataaattaaaagccGATTATCAAGTTGATAAATCAAACTTCtcgaataataaactataatgcaCACGATCTTGTTGTGACTACACCTTActggtattatactataattgtcTAATACAgtctatagtatattaattagtattgcATTTGcaatgttttagaaaaattggCAGAAGCAACCAGAAAATTTGCCAACCTCCAGAGTGACCTGAGAGAGGCTCAAGATGACAAAATCAAACCTAAAGATGCTAGTGGTAATCTGAAGCCTGTAAAACGAAAAATTCTTCGAAAAAACACCACAACACGTAAGACCCAAGAACTGAAGTTAGCTTTCAGTGAATTCTATCTGAGTTTAATTCTACTGCAGAACtaccaaaatttaaactacacTGGCTTTCGAAAGATTATGAAAAAACATGACAAGGTATATTTGCAGagtaatgttaattattttttattactgtatagtgtatactaacggacattatgattatgtattttgatttccatattaataattaaaaatgtacctgGATTACTgacttataacaatattaattatttattaatttcaatccCCTCAAGCGTTTTAACCTTGTAAGTTgtagtaaacataataattctgTTTGAATCAGATTTTACGCCGTACGTGCATCATGTAGACTGAAAACACGACAATCAAtaggaattaataataaatataccgtttaatttttttttggcttcTAAAATGTTATCGTTTATGAAAAACTACTACTTAACATGCTAAACATTATTCTCGTACAACACTTACACACTTATGAGCTCTTGTTCCATACAGTTATTCACGGTTGtctgttattattcaaaccaGTTATTTGTTCAATTATTGCTGTAAAATTAATCGGGCTATGTTCGCGTTAACCGTATACTGACCAAATAATCATCTTTTcggtttaatacatattattacagcaACCAGCtatgatactatattattattatattatgtgaataaatGGTGGGtcctataatattagaaagaaaaacctaaaatgtgtaatttatGCAAATGGTTACATgaagaatattatagaataggtatatttttcattcttttaaacttttgaaaaaaaatactttaagtaatttaatatttaagtaaccacgtaattacaacaaatattagtataatgtatctaattgtaattgtatatCGAATAAATGAGGTATATTGAGCCTGTTATTTTTACGGgtcgaattattaatttttctaggaaatataacttaaataatatattatagtatacataatttatatttatatttaataattatattttatgacacaAAATCGATAAATCTTCTTATTCTTAACTCATAGTTTATACAGGCGTGTCTCAAGGAGAGATTTTAAGGTTTCACCTCCCCCGCCGAAAtttcaagaaaattattaaatatgttttttttttatattaaagtggGAAACTGTATAACTTAAACATCCTAAACTCCCCTCCAAGTTACTTACAATGTTCGGTTAGTGCCTGATAATGTTAACCAGAAGAATTTCTCATGTATTAACCGATATAATTCTACCAGTTAGTCTTACTGACACTTAACCGGACATTGAAAGAACGACccttagatttataataaactaagtaatgtaggtatatattatgttttaaaaatattccaaatttctattaaaaccattttgtacattacttctacataacaaatttaaaatttaaataaattacattttattttattaacatacaaCAACTGTAAAATGTTTTCCGTATTTTAACGTTGATCTATATTATGTCTGTGTGTCGTTCGTTTAAGTTACTGGGTTCGGAGGGCGGTTCCGGAGGTCGGTGGAGATCAGAAGTAGTGGAAAACGCTCATTTCTATTGCAACAAAGATATCGACCGGTTGATAAGTGAAACCGAGGCTACCGTCACACAAGGTCTGGAAGGGGGAGATCGCCAAAGGGCCATGAAGAGACTGCGAGTACCACCACTCGGCGAACAGCAATCGCCTTGGATCACGTTCAAAGTTGGCTTATTTTCCGGCGCTTTTGTCGTTATGTTGCTTGCGGTAGTCATCACCGGTgagtgaattaaaaaaatgtagcaTCTATAGACATCATATAGACAAAGTAAGTACgagtataatttgtttgagtttatacaaacaaaataggtacctcgaaaataataatatgtaatatcaatgtatcatcataatatgtagGGTATTTTTCGTTACTGCATGTATTGTACACTTATGAAGTATTCGCGTTAAACTGTAAAATCAGATTTTTGAATCGATGTGGTGAAATTATCTCGATGATAAAGACTTTTAGTCcgttgacatattattatttaacttttataataacacaactAATGTcacgattataaataaatcgtcTACATAACCGAAATCCATTGAGGtggaaaaattcataaatgttatacttGTATCTAATCTAGTAAGTCATCCCTTGTACTATCTGATCGGTCCAGctagaaaataattcatagtCGCTTTTTATCGTTGATTCGTAGGCATCGCTCACAGTAACGAGAACACGGACTGGCGAGTGATGGTCAGGCTCTACCGGGGACCACTGTTGTTGGTCATATTCCTATTTCTCATGGGCATAAATGTTTACTGCTGGCGTTCGTCAGGCGTCAACCACGTTCTCATCTTCGAGTTAGATCCTAGAAACCACCTGACCGAGCAGCACATCATGGAGTTAGCTACCGTTTTCGGCCTGGTGTGGGCCGGCTCGGCGCTGATATTCCTGTACAGCGAAAAGCTACACATACCGCCGTACATAAACCCGCTGATCCTGGCAGTGCTCATGATTGCGTTCTTGTTCAATCCCACCAAGACGCTACGGCATGATGCCCGTTTCTGGGTGCTGCGCGTGGCGGTAAGCTATACGACTTTGTAGTTTCGTATCTGTATGTATATCCGTATAATATGGTGATCCTATTTTTTGTTCatacgttttttataaatcttactcactctcaaaaaaataaatgcagaCAAATTGATTACTTGCAGCACTGATTTAACTCGTGTTATAAAAGCTCAGGAGTTGTATGAAAAGAACATTTTTGGATatcattatattcttaaatattataatcattatacgtagcttaagaaaaaaaaaattaccatattattaatttatttattttttatattagctataatattatcataaaatattaaactcaacaattaaaactgcactatacataataatatcataatttatcaaatattaattctttataaatattaaacttttttaaataattgaattatgcCAAAGACTATTATAGatcatcaaaaaattataatattcaaaaatttttattttccatttcatCAACACCAACAATGActaggttttaaaaataaccctgtgaaaaataaatacatgtttgtgttttattatgaCGCAGGTACGCATACTGTTCGCACCGTTTTTCTACGTTGGTTTCGCAGACTTTTGGCTGGCCGATCAATTGACTAGCCTGGTGCCTGCGTTGCTGGACTTTCAGTACCTCGTGTGCTTCTATTTGACCAACGACAAGTGGATgtcaaataaaagtaatggACTTTGATCACAAATATTGCatacttataatagtatagttaaAAGTCAttactaaaaaactaaaacttatattataataataagtagtttTCGATAAACGTGTCAAAATTAGTATATCCACTAATTTACTTCGAAAGAGTTTATTATATGTTCAAAGTAAATGCTTAATACATGGTGATGACGTCAAATCGACTacaaacattttcattgacattttgtctgttttaaattataaatattcaagaaatatttatagatattttatgaatatatatgtttttttacagtttattgATTTGCACgttgtaatttatgtttaaatatatttaccaaaattcatagagtacctacctattatacatcatgtcatcatatgtataatataagaagaaatatttgaaaactaaCAGACCCTTATCTCgtgtcttatatattatatacagcaaTCGATATAGACGGCAGCAAGTGCGTGGAACGCGTGTGGCTATTGCGGCCATTCGTCGCGTGCTTGCCTGCGTGGTTCCGATTCATGCAATGCCTGAGACGGTATCGGGACTCACGAGAAGCGTTCCCTCATCTGGCCAACGCCGCCAAATACGCAACTACCTTCTTCGTGATAACGTTCTCATTTTTAAACCTTCAATACGCAAGTAAGATGgatcgattataatatgtctgttttattttaatatacattgtaaaattttaaagatcaaaattaaatttttttttaaattgtcgaCCAAAAATCgcaaaacttaaaaaaggttgcacttaaaaaacaaaaagtttgtTTCACCAATATAACGgatgtaacaaataaatggtaatataaggtgtatttatactttttccaAAAAGAATttcgaaataatttaatatctttaaaaaaataattactgatcttttttaaaataatcaccttATACATTATGTTTGGGCCGTCTAGAAACGAGGCTCAGAAAAGTTAGCATAGTGTTTTTTCTAAACTTAaactaagaaaaaatgtttttaattagtcTGTTTGCTATAACTATTACAATACGTATCATCTTCATTTACACTGTAttgtaatatgtgtaatatataataaatcgaataattaacagtcattgtttttttaaaaaaatgtatttatagagAATAATCCCAAAGAAGACTCGAGTGTTTTCTTTTACCTATGGATATCAGCATCCATATTTAGTTCcctatattcttatatatggGATATCAAAATGGATTGGGGACTTTTTGATCGGAACGCCGGTGAGAATAGATTCCTTCGTGAAGAAATCGTGTACTCGTCAACAGTAAGTAATACTAAacaggtatattattacattaatcgTAGTAAACAGATTTTAAAGTTACATTTGTGAAAATACGAGTTTGAGTTagtctaattttttatttgatcacTTACATAAATTTTCGATGaaacatattatctaaaaaaaataaaaataaaaataaaaaaattatgctagatttcttatttttaataatttactaaaaacaaatgcaacaatgtaggtatataaacaaaaaaatattcgatttttgtgagctaaactaaatttatgtgTGACTGTGTGAGCCACCCTATAACAGCATAATATCatgattgaaaaatttaaaaataaacctcTGCAATTCTTGCGAAATTCattgatataacttttattgaaattgatcAAGTAGTTTTAGAGATATTCCGGGAAAGGATGGATATtgatatttacaaaacaaaaataacgaaaatatagttggtatattgttgtaaaaccaattcaataatatgttcaactaaataattaaacaaagcttagaatctaaaataaatataatgataggtatttaaattatgtataggtaaatttTTGCAAATGGTTATCATTATACGTGTTTAATTGCACTGAATTCGTTCTACAAAATAcgatatatatttgtgtattaaaattaattaatgtattaatgcgTGTTATTCAGTGTTAGACATTAGAACACACACAGtgtaatgtacctacattattcgTATTAATGAGTACTTTTGCCTTTTGGTTGTACAAGATAGAACATAATTAACCGATAATGAtcataattctaaataaataatggttttacttaattgttgaaaatttccAGTTTAAGTTAACAATATACACTACACGaaaattccaataaaaataagttttaaacaaaacttgTATCTAcatctattatacatagatcAGTGACGCAGTGGTATTATGTAAAGAATTCTCGATGAAGAGGGTCAGAGTAATATGGTAATGAATCAAAAAAGGTTTAGGTATAgttcattacaattttattttagtgactataaatattataataatactataaggtttaatgtttataacgaTTTTAATAGAAAGGCTGTGGGTGATTTATAATCCCAAATACTTTTTCCGTTTTAATGTCCCCTGAATTGATTTGTCACGTAGCAttcttgattttatttttaatcgattaATGTTTGCatataaattgcataaaatttaattgttatcatGTCAATATCTCACCCATTTTTAACTGAAATTTTATCGTAGAAcaaatattgacattttaaaacggcctaatatttattttattttattttcaggcATTTTACTATATCGCGATCGTCGAAGATTTTGTATTACGTTTTGGTTGGGCGCTATCAATGTCTCTTACCGAAATGGGCTATGTTCATGGTGACTTAATGGTATCCATTTTGTCGCCTCTTGAAGTAATGAGGTTAGTTTACCGTATTGtgtcatatataaattataacatcttAAATATTGCAAATGTTGTTTacagttgaatattattttagttataattagcTAATGTATTCCGTCATTCCGAAACAGTTTAAAGACTATTACAATTTTCTTTAACGGTAAAACCgattttgtaaatacattcACATATCTCAAGTTCCGTAGTAATCTATTAACTTAAAACGTGATTAATTATTGAAGTGTCTCatgattgatataattatatatcactcatctatttatatgaatatactaTAGGTCATAGGATATTAGAAGTATTTAATGTCAATTGaaagaattttgaaattattaaaagttattcgagtttactatttattacgtCGAAATCAAAACctcacaaaattatattagagtaatttttatttttaaataaacaacgcGTATCTACGAATATTAACTGTTgagatattattcatattattttaaatcaatagaaTCAATCAatcgaaatattaaaatgtatttattaaattctcaaggtaaaatgtattgtactcgtactttttcattaatttctgtttaaaacacttaatattaataattaataaaattatacaatatatcatacaaGTGTTTTGGCCTTGAATACGCGCATTGTGTATTTTTGCTCATAATGAATAATTGCCTTTTAAAGTCCAAAATCGAAAGATAAGTATTCAGTTTCACTTTATGTTccgaaataattgatatttttattatcattataactatatttactattttgcattgaaaaaatatataagagtaGGCACTATAGGCACTTACTACTGAGATtacaaggtaaaaaaaaaagttaattaataaacaaagataattaaatacgAGAAAATAgagagaatttatttttaggatcTCAAATCATATTACAAAACTTTGTATTCGcattaattatacctaatattgttatttgtaatgCATTATAGGTTAAATACTTGAATGTATACTCTAAAGTCGCTAATACGATCAAAAAGAagaaagtttgaaattaacaCGGTCAATTATTTTGgctagtaaaaaattaatcgctcaataaattataatttaatttaatccgTGAAATTAATcgaatacatacaaattttccatataattttgatgttctataatagattataatattgttagtgtattttttttaactgtgtaCTACATTACTATATACTAAGTACGATCTAAAGACAAAAAGTTAACttatttcatttcaaatatttattttaacaaaaaaattattattaatgtagtttattatttccCAACACGTAATTAATATGTCAGTgcgtatgtatttatttaacttaagcaaataattttttggatattttaaaacatacctaattatgtaatatttattgtacacatGATtgcttaaattaaatgaatttatgtgttttttgatttttcgatACACGAAACTGTTTTTAGGTTGGTAcatactatacaatttaatacttatatttaatttgtttttaaataggtacctatctacctacatgttaagaaataaaattaattacttatttcatatgcattttttttaaattttaaatgtctctagagcaatgaaaaatataaattatgatgaatctgtaaaatttaaattgctaataatatatttcctactcattatttttaagtatttgtataGTCATcgtggttaaaataaattaaattttt
The DNA window shown above is from Aphis gossypii isolate Hap1 chromosome 2, ASM2018417v2, whole genome shotgun sequence and carries:
- the LOC114125845 gene encoding xenotropic and polytropic retrovirus receptor 1-like, producing MKFAEHLAAHITPEWRKQYISYEEMKEMLYAAIEQVPAPEQVDPDSLSRYYAKFDEKFFSFCDKELAKINTFYSEKLAEATRKFANLQSDLREAQDDKIKPKDASGNLKPVKRKILRKNTTTRKTQELKLAFSEFYLSLILLQNYQNLNYTGFRKIMKKHDKLLGSEGGSGGRWRSEVVENAHFYCNKDIDRLISETEATVTQGLEGGDRQRAMKRLRVPPLGEQQSPWITFKVGLFSGAFVVMLLAVVITGIAHSNENTDWRVMVRLYRGPLLLVIFLFLMGINVYCWRSSGVNHVLIFELDPRNHLTEQHIMELATVFGLVWAGSALIFLYSEKLHIPPYINPLILAVLMIAFLFNPTKTLRHDARFWVLRVAVRILFAPFFYVGFADFWLADQLTSLVPALLDFQYLVCFYLTNDKWMSNKTIDIDGSKCVERVWLLRPFVACLPAWFRFMQCLRRYRDSREAFPHLANAAKYATTFFVITFSFLNLQYAKNNPKEDSSVFFYLWISASIFSSLYSYIWDIKMDWGLFDRNAGENRFLREEIVYSSTAFYYIAIVEDFVLRFGWALSMSLTEMGYVHGDLMVSILSPLEVMRRFVWNFFRLENEHLNNCGRFRAVRDISVAPIDSSDQTHILRLMDEPLTPHDLNRNRRNKVTGGGGIGKKIPNLTFQPSRSVDEQASLILASLGTR